In the genome of Arachis hypogaea cultivar Tifrunner chromosome 9, arahy.Tifrunner.gnm2.J5K5, whole genome shotgun sequence, the window tcaaaagcctttcaaagcggtttatctatgctaaaacaaaatagcctttcatatcttATTTCAAACCAAAAATacaaaccgaaatcaaccatcggttcatctcattccaaccacggccctaggaccaaacaatccaaccatcaaccaatcaccacagtccaacagaatcccagtagcaaacacaaataagaagatgcaagcacaaacaaacaattattgcaagtagaacaattagcagttaatcacataggcaaaccaagtacaatatgcacactcaaacaatgtcacataaatgcatatgatgcatgcctgtccctagtggctgatgatatcatctgtcagttatatagccaacccgacacgtcctggtagctaaccatggacagaaacacccctcgcggagcaagtaggtttgagctacaaccccattgctactacccgctcaacccagagccagtggaataaccattactacggctactacccaggtggatgtttaaaagctcaacctggagcgagtggaattaccactactaccgctactacccaggagtcacagtctctgacctggagcaagtgagacgaaccacaacccttgctactacccaagtatctcaagtatatattcattcagtcccagccatggatcaacatccatctcagccatccagctttaattcataattcatagtcagccatatgGCCCATATCTCATTcgacaatcagccataaatcaatatcatacacagccattccggctcacggttcaatccagaaccagccaatattcataatcatacacagccattccggcccataacaaaacaacacttccatcattcaacatcatcaaattcataaaaccggcatttaagccataaattacttttctcaagccatttcactttgaaatcaagtttcaactcttttcagccttggctttagaaatctcgtttctccaatcatctcaggctcataagccacttttactcaaagtaagttccccttttaaaaacaatgccactctcggcatcctctttccacaactttcataaccatggcaagttaaagattcattttgaaacattcaaaatcatccatctaaCAAGGGGACttaataacaaaagtttctcgacagagtctcaagtctttaggggagaataacataactcattccgccaaattcatttaaaatcattaaaacattggctttccgaattgagtaataaaataggatctaagccaatccGAGACATGTAatcaattactcttttcaaagccattttctttacttaaacaaaaccagcttcaattccataattaaatttgaagcgtttcaaactgctaagagaatcatttttttgtcgtgttaaactagagttcaaaggGTACTCTGAATCTTATTCaaaacgtcaaaataatgaggtTCATCAATCAaaatccaattccttttaaaatcacgaaaactcttCCAATGGACACTCTTtatgtttaatagagaaaaacataaacccgttttacctCTTAAAACAGCCCCAAGGAAAAATTCTCTTCCGAATAACTTGTACCCAAAAACATACTATTCTTCTTGGAAAACAAGGagaaatcatgattctcttttttcaataattctttcaaagcataGCTTCATCACTTTCATAATCGTTCTAAGCAAAGATAATAAGAGAAGCCCTAAATTCACAATCCTCCGAGTaaataggaaaggcattaaactcaaaattttccaaataacatttcaaataaagcctcggattttatagaaatttcggcagcatctcccctaaaacttggactttgccacccggttcgggtcccaactaaaccgttcctcaatccctttcaacagtccagaatccaaaaatcaattcaaaatcaagctaaatccaacagttgcctcattggcatatctcaaggaaaccgttttaaaatcaaatcaatatcaaccgatttaactcatttctaaagctttaaggAAACGgttcaataacaaatcatttgtccaaaaccaagtcaattaaagtaaaccaggctgaattcaaaagtgcattcgacttttcaaaTCATCAAAACAATTAACTCAAACCAAATCAATCCTcagcggattaaactcagatttcaaatctttaaagaatcaacttcaaaatattacatttcacaagccgcacaacaattcagccaaatcaacatccataatcattcgagtcaatcaaataatacataaggcagatacaatcaccaaatacacaatatctcacatcagtatccatatgtaataattccaatacataaaacatagtgtttggaaagcgcccctacctcaaaacgcaattccataatccaagcgcctcataagttcttttcgcctcaactcaaaatcaaaggcagcttcaaGGCACAGCCCCACACATATTCGCAGCAGCATAATCAGCTCTAATTTACAACAAACAACCTCAGTTACTAAACTCTAGGAACATTAATAACGTATAGGCCTTAATACATGTATGGGACACTAACGGAGggctttcgaaacataatttcttactgAAATTTCAACACGAAGCAGCTGCGATTTTGAACTGGCCCGGCAGCAGCTTCGGCGgtggccagaagctccggtgggTCATCTATAAAAACCGCGCAGCATCAAAACCTTCTCGAAACTCAAAATGACCGAAACCACAaatttaaaacccttaccggcagagtTCTCTGGCAATGGCAGCGAGGTTTTGGGCGGCAGGAGCGGCGGCTTGAACGGCACCCAGGAGCTGGCAGCAGCAGTAATAGCTCCCTGCCTACTCTTCCGATCGCATCTCCTCTCCCTCAGATCGGACCGGTGGCAGACCCCCCAGCAGTGGCGGTGCTGCAGCTTCGAAAGATGAGCAACAGCAGCAGCGCTGCGGCAAGGAGCACAGCGGCGGCGTGTCTGGGCGCGGCGATTCCAATGGAGGCGACGCCGGCAACGCGAACAGCGGCTGGGCGCGGTGGTCGGACTCCCAGCTCGCCTCAGCTCTCTCTTCGCCTTTCCGGTTCTGTGTGACTGGGCGGCCTTCCTCCTCCTTCGAGTTCGACGATAATGGACCCACGGCGGCGCTGCACTTCCTCCATCGATCGGCGACGGCGACCCATGACCACCCTCTTCCTCGCGTAGCTCTCCGTTtcgacctctctctctcttctgttCGCAGTTCATGGTATCAGCGAGGGAGGCTTCTGCGGCGACGGCGATAGCACGGACGGCTGAGGCGGCGCGACGAAGCTGGCTCCATGGTGTTGCAGCTCAGGGACAGTGACTCGCAATGATGACAGGCAACAACCTTCCCAGTGCCACCGGCGCAGATTCCTTTCTCGTCCTCCCTTTCTGCTCCTGTGACTTTCTTTCATGGAAAAGGAAATAGAGAAAACCGTGTATTGCTACTGTTTTGGGGGAAGGGAACTTCGGCTGCTGCTAGGTGTGGGGGGAAAAGGAAATCGGGTCGGGTAACAGATcgctgggttagggtttcattttcaaaaattaaggttaggggcattttagtaatttcacataaaattgggaataatatagtaattagaacccaatgtaaatccaacactaatagtATATGGAAAACTACTATTTGCTCTtctatttttacaaattactttaaataaaatacccaaatcaaataactaaaaataatataattaaatcctttattttccaaagtagcagtataaatatttaaaaatattaattatttaatccaaatcatataaaatccataTTGTTTCATAActgccaactttataatttaaatatagaaaataacccaataattataaaattagataaagatcataactcgtctcaatttcaataaatcaaaacttgccttaattatctttaataaaacaatttctgaaattaaaactataaataactatataatttgagacttgatcataaaaaggcttttcaaaagttttgggtcttacatcaAATATGCCCTTTAATATGTGACACTCACTCGAAATAATATCCACATCGTCGCTGTCTTGTATATGCAGAAAGCATGCAGCTTGGCCCTCTCAATAGGGGCCACAATGGTCTCATCTTTTCAACCATAAAAAATCATTACTTCAAGTTCAACGACAatccttcttgttcttcttcttcatttcaatCTTGCTTTTTCTGAGTCATTATCCTCACCTCTCTTCCTTTAATTATTTCCCTTTTGCGTTGTCTTTACCACAATGCTTTTTTTCCCTTCAAGttacaatttttttatgaaaggaGAAAATACCATAATTGTTTATCCttacataataaaaaaacaaGGGTGCCCAGAGCACATCGCCAATGCAATTTCTGAAGTTCTTCAAAgccaatttaattttttatcttttttcctaatttttatttttctagaaaaccaattagttgaaaaacaagtttattaaaaaaaacatcattactctaattttttcaaattttaaaataaaaaataagagaagaatGACTTAGTTAACTTATATTATAATTCatccttaaatttttttttcttttatcaatatCAATGACAAAGTTGGGAATTATAAAAACGAATccattaaattcgatttactaGGATATCAGAACCACTAAATCAAAATTTGTTGATTGCATCTTTCCGCCAAGTGAATCGAAACTACTTTATTCGATTTATTACACATTATAGTAAATTGAATCTATTACATTTGATATAATGCGTACTAGAATAAATCAACTTTATTTTATTCGATTTATATGGAGTGATCCTAAATCGAATTTAATAGTTTCAATTTACATAAAATAAACTCTAAATCCAGACATACATATAAAGTATTTGATTATAGAACATATCCATATGATATTGGTttgtattttatttctttacgtgaattactattatttttatttataacatataaaatataaaataattatatttattttatattacttgacaaatagaTAGATtcattagaaaaaattaaaactattaaataattattcaaatataatataatttttatccaaatatttattaaatttagttcatttaatatataatacgtGAAAATGTTGagagttaatttttttcttttttaataaaaagatattttgaattgttttatttatacattaaaaaaataaaaaataaataatattatcgtttttactttttttaaaaataaatataggtaaAGTTTTGCTTTCACATAAATCAAAAACTAGAGATGACATGAAGATTTAAATTGTcgatgttaggatttggttgaattagtcccacattgcttagaatagcaaatggagtggatggcctaggctataaatatgaggctaagttctccatttgtttttacaccagtcagaaacactttaagcttgtatctgatttttcttttcctctgtactctttgattagagagtgttgtgaggtgtagttagatatttgctttgagagagtgtgggtgtactggggtgccggtgagagaaagaagtctatgtgttgtaacaattttctcatagtgatattctctggttgtcatttgacaacggccgtggtttttttctccggtaattggagtttccacgttaaattcttgtgttgtgattgtgtctattttatttctctgtcaaaggtgttttctcaagggggaatggtgtcttattcccaacaagtggtatcagagctttggttcggtgggatttattcttagtatgctctgtggttgcagcctagtctgaccttccacatcagaaaagaattttgtcctgtggcttgaggttgatctttggttgctgttgttgttgctggaaggcagtgtgacactgtgagagtgcagtttggaaaaggttctggctaaggaaagacttggtatttaagtgtgtccattgtgacccacctctctttcctggggacccttcctagtgcacggtctacagttgagttatactattccagtatacggttgcaacaatgtctggatattcaagtgctgtgaagcttgaaatagagaaatttgatggaagaatcaattttggcttgtggcaagtacaagtcaaggatgtgttgatacaatcaggtttgcacaaggcgttgaaggagaggaTCTCTGGTATGAAGGATGAAGATTGGGAGGAACTAGATTTGAGAGCTGCAAGTGCTATTCGCCTGTGTTTGGCTAAGAATGTTCTTGCAAATGTGCAAGGAATGAAAACAGCCAAGGAACTTTGGGATAAACTCGAAGGGTTGTATCAGGCAAAGGGCATCTCAAATCGGTTGTTATTGAAGGAGCAGTTCCATAATCTACGCATGGATCACAATGTGAAAATCTCCGACCATCTTAGTGCTATCAATGGTATTGTCTCTGAATTAGAGGCAATTGGAGTGAAAATTGATGATGAAGATAAGGCACTGAGGCTCATATTGTCTCTTCCTTCTTCCTATGAGTATATCAAACCTATTTTAATGTATGGGAAGGAAACTCTGAATTTTGAAGAAGTTGCCAGTAAGCTCATTgctgaagaaagaagaatgaaaaatgagGGTAGCACTTCATCAGATTTGGCGCTTGTAGCTAGAAGTGACAATTATGGAAAAGGAAATCGTGGAAGGAGTGTAACATGCTGGAAATGTGGAAAGTCTGGGCATGTAAAGAGAAATTGTCCAGGTAATGCGGTTTCAGAAAAAGACTCTCAATCTGATACTTGCAatattgctctctctatgagagaagatgatgttctctagaagacaagaagtatcctcatggtattaccgcactgccatggataaggataagttgtggcaatcgggtccacaattgcacacgggcattggttggcgttgagatgcaaggtgtgtggcggagttaggtcgatggctgaagaacttccaggaaaagccaatttggaagttgcaccatgaattttcagcaaggtttcgatctgtaccaaggtgaaatgcttggagtggtctaattccaagtgagtatactttcatggtggagtatgatagttctctgaactatgattgtcggtatagacaatggcagcaaagaattgtcggtgttgacaatggaagctgaagatgtgtgactatttcaatcaaggtggagattgttaggatttggttgaattagtcccacattgcttagaatagcaaatggagtggatggcctaggctataaatatgaggctaagttctccatttgtttttgcaccagtcagaaacactttaagcttgtatctgatttttcttttcctctgtactctttgattagagagtgttgtgaggtgtagttagatatttgctttgagagagtgtgggtgtactggggtgccggtgagagaaagaagtctatgtgttgtaacaattttctcatagtgatattctctggttgtcatttgacaacggccgtggtttttttctccgataattggagtttccacgttaaattcttgtgttgtgattgtgtctattttatttctctgtcaaaggtgttttctcaagggggaatggtgtcttattcccaacagtcGAGACCTAGCCTGTCATTATCCAATTATGATGGTTTAAgaacaaaatttgaaaaatactTTACTCATTCAATTTTGGTTATAATAAAATGGAGTCGATCtattcaattttttctttaatttatctttcatttttttttttaaatttattacttttttaattttttattttagactaAAATGAGTCAAAAGACATGGCTATCACAGAGGAGCGAAAGAAGACTGAGTTTGTATTTAGAGTTTTATTGTCTACATCTTATTTTAGCCTAGCATATATTATTTCTAACAACACATTCTTCTTTAGTTACCAATTCTTATTTCTAGCAACATGCACACCCTCCAAAGAAGCAGCAAGGCCTACAAGTTTTATCAACACTTCCTCCCACGCCCGACATATTACTTTGTTCAATTTCAACCAATCCGTCTAATCCAACATTTGATTCTGATTTTTCTTCCCTATATGCTGCAAATACATAATAATTCTTTGAGAAGTTCTTCACAAAGTAATAACTTAACGaataattaggatttttttaaattaaataatttatatctaAGTATTATTACCAATAATCAATTAAatgattgttctcttttttttttaaatttgaactcAATATATCAAAATACATAAtcaactaaaattaattgattgGATTAATCAAGAATTGGTCAATAGAGCGATTCGATTCAGTATAAAAATCGGTTAATAATAAATCaatcaaaatgaaaaaaattgatcAAACAATTAATTAATCGATCGAATTGGTccaattttttagtaattaactaatttaaaataatgaaatacaaaaaattatttttattacctGTGCCAGTTGATTTACGATAATTTTGCATTGAATGATAGGAGAATAAAgaacaaaagcaaaagaaaagaagaaagagtgTGGTCCACACAAGCATGGAAGCAGGCATATATACCTTGGTTTGGGACATGAGCAGGGTTGCCTCCAACGAATATATCCTTGGCAATGCCACTACCTGTAATAATATATTAATGATGAAGGTGATTTTTATATTTCAAGGCAGATATTTTGGagcaattatataaataaaaatgtgTTATGGaatagtaatattttatttttatttaatctttATTTTCAATCAAGTGCCAAATTCCAAATTATGTATTGCAACAGAATATGTAAGATATATAAGGGGAATTATGTGTAGAGAGTTTAGAGGCAAAAAGACGACATTGCGAAAGaatgttattaaatttatttcaatcatttttatttgtataattgtTTTATGCGTAAAGCGacgattagtttttttttaagtttttaaattcggattaattagtttttttttaaaaatattaatttaattttctataataataaacAGTGGATATGTTGTGTTtctctattaatttattttataaaatttaaccgTGAAACTTATATATATCGTTAATTACTGTGATGCATCTATTTATGAAAGATTGTTAtataaacaataatttttaaaacaaaacttTACCTTTTTCAGTACTTGTTTGGAAGCtattaaatcgataaaaaaaatttttttaatgaaaaagatcattttttattttttagtatttttgccaaatttctaatagtaaaaataaaaaattaaaaaatatatattttttgagaagaTACCATTCAcacctttttttaaaagatattttttttttaaaaaaatatttttcacataataaataaacaaaaaaatatttttatattattttacccaaacataattgataaataaaaagattttttttatatgagatattcaaatataaaatcacttttactttTGTAAAAGATTTTTTCTGAAAATAGCTTCCAAACATGACACACATCACtctaaataaaagaatatatatatctaCTGTTTACTAAagaacttaattaataatttttttttttaaaactaattagtcttaaatcaaaattttaaatgatCAAATTCTTACTTTActcttattttataaaataatttatgtaacaaactaacaatcattatataataaatagatacaaatcaattattaaaaatatgtGAGAATAACatagttatataaaataataaaaaaaatattatttatataccaaAAACAATGCGTAAAGAGATCACCTGCTTTATAAGTAGAGAAACTCTGAGGAAAATCTCTGGCAACTACCTTTGAAGGAACAATAACAACCAAAGCTAAAAGTCCTAAAATGACTATTGCATATTTTGAAGCCATTTTTAGTAGATGAACAAAATTATATGAAGAAATATGTGAAAATGATCAAGAGAAGGATAGTTTATATAGAAGAGAAGAAAGACCATCGTTACTTAAATACAACCCACCCACACCCAAAACAAACCCCAGCCTCCTGATAACTATGTGagaaaaaattgtaattaatttcatatacattaaattaaacattatagGAAAAAGATTCAAATTGATAATTAATGTGAATAAAATCTATTCttgttgtgataagaatgatAAGGTGGATGTCTATTTATGATGAACAGTCCAACATTCTCAAAaaagaatatatttaataatagttTGAAAAGATAGGGGTGACAACGGGGtaggtaggggcgggtttttgctctacccgaccccgtCCTGTCGTACAACAACCCGCATAGAACCCGTGTGTAGTAAAACGTTGAACCCTAACCCGTTCCTGCGGATACCCGTCCcaccctataattattaaaattcaataaataaaattaaatttcaaaatttatataaccatcatcatatacataacataaattaaagtaaaaatttaaatatgatacaatattattaatcatttactaattattttatatatattatacatattatatattaaaattatatatattatatatatagcagggcgggtattacctaaacccgCCCGCCCCGCCCTGCTAAAAACCCGCCCCGGTGCGAGGTAGGTACCCGCAGGTTCGGGTGGTATTACATCCCTATGAAAAGATAACCTGTGAACATGTATAAATAGGAGGTTAAGCCTCCGTTGATGTTACACAGGCAATAGAAATAGAAACACTCTTCTCTCTCGTACAAACTCTGTTTCTTCTCTCTTTTGAGTATACGTTACTACATATATAATACTAGTAAATagattaattacttttattattatagtGAGATAATTATATTGGTAAATATCaatattagagtcttctatttatattttatattatcttccttatttattctataacacgttatcagcacaagactctgatcaaatttttaggaagactcaagtaacaaattttcattatgtcgaaaatctctcatcttgaattcaatgtgcttgatatatctggaaacaattatttatcatgaatattagatgctgaaatccatcttgattcaatggatcttggagataccattaatgctgaaaataatgcatcccagaaggataaagccaaagccatgatttttctttgtcgtcatcttgacgaaggattgaaaagtgagtatctcacattaaaagatcctgcagatctttggaaagaccttgaagaaaggtataatcatcaaaagacggttatacttcctcaagcctgatatgaatggacgcacttgcgtctacaggattttaaatccataaatgaatataattctgcaatgtttcgaatcacctcacgaatgaaattatgtggagaAAAGATatctgataatgatatgttagagaaaattttctcgaccttccatgccttgAATGTGCTCCtgtagcagcagtatcgagaaagagggtttaaaaaatattttgtgttaatttcttgccttcttattgttgaacgcaacaatgagttacttttaaaaaatcatgaagtgcgCACAGCTGgagccgccccatttcctgaagtaaatgcggcaaattaccccagaagaggtagatgacaaggttttaataacaagaaaaattatggaaggaaaatgaattatgttcaaaagagaggatctcaccagaagtgggataaagaaagaaatattgggcaaaataaatcaacagaggataagtgtttccgttgtggtggaaagggccattggtcacgtacctgtcgtacaccaaggcacctagtcaatctttatcaagcatctttgaaaaaggacaaCAAGGGAAAAGAgtcgaattttgtttcaaatgatgttgaaaatttcaccactcattatgatgtatctgatttctttgaggatcctgaaggaaatattggtcatttgatcaatgatggaatagtttaatgtgtgagattgttaagtattcatgtaaagaaataatgtaaagaacttattgttaagttttactttctatgtatttaagtttcaaatatgatgtatataaataatgaaatattaatatttataaattttgaaatcattaaatgtgtcatgttttaaaataaaattttagtatctgacattatttttatgtacagtatttcttagaaaaataattccgatcaagtattcaatttaactgtgcatactactcattttattatttgtctttgaagaaaatggcaagaatatataatgaagatgtatacCTTGCAGATAGTGCACGtttgcacaccattctcaaaagtgatatatattttatccatcttgtgccaaaagaagaatatgttaatactattattggctcaggcaatgtgattgaaggctccggaagagctataattttgtttcccagaggaacaaaattcataataaataatgcactattgtctaccaagtgtctaagaaacttgttgagctttaaagatattcgccgaaatggatatcatattgagactatgaatgagggaaataATGAGTTCTTATGTATCACAActaatgattcaaataaaaaggttatattagaaaagttgccctcactttcatttgggttatattataccaagattagtgcaattgaatcacatgccattgtaaactagaagtttactagtccaaatgaatttataatttgaCACGACTGATTGGGTCATCCggaaacaaccatgatgaggagaattattgaaaactcccatggacattcactaaagaa includes:
- the LOC112712893 gene encoding uncharacterized protein, with translation MASKYAIVILGLLALVVIVPSKVVARDFPQSFSTYKAGSGIAKDIFVGGNPAHVPNQAYREEKSESNVGLDGLVEIEQSNMSGVGGSVDKTCRPCCFFGGCACC